A single genomic interval of Methylosinus sp. LW4 harbors:
- a CDS encoding SulP family inorganic anion transporter — protein MTIETAMRPVPLRDRLGAGTLSNIRKDFVAGMTVAAISLPQSMAYALIAGVDPRFGLYTAIVFTAIAGVLGSSNHLVNGPTGAVSLVVFGALAFIDPDAKLDAYEAMFLLAVMMGVVQIAIAVTRLGDVTRYISESVVTGFIAGAAFLTIIGQVANALGVRAQGTGHQHVLYRLYLTLTQPAPFNVKAIAISGGAIAIAIAARYAVKRFRLPQIDMLFSLIALSFVAWLAGWSQGAPGVKPAIPLIEAVPAALPTPHIPEIEFGWFLDLASSAVAIGILGLLEALAIAKAIAHKTRQPLDYNRQCLAEGVGNLIGGFFRCMPGAGSLSRTAINYQAGAVTRFSGVFTAAFVAVAVLLLAPLTAYIPKAALAGLLIVAAARLIDLERLRYTLTASRYDAILLLVTTASALAIGVEFAILIGATLSIVWYVLRAARLKAQELVVADDGVVRARIASDPPSRDVLIYDFEGDLFFGAAPDFERYLQSAADEAQARGVTCIVLRLKRVRNPDAVALEALDHFLAEARAQGLEVLLAGVRPDLQAALGRMHILDRHPGERIFPEEETDYSATLNAVRAARALASAPHAREAQAVYYLV, from the coding sequence ATGACCATCGAGACAGCGATGCGGCCCGTCCCGCTTCGGGATCGGCTCGGCGCCGGGACGCTCTCCAACATTCGCAAGGACTTCGTCGCGGGAATGACGGTTGCGGCGATCTCGCTTCCGCAGAGCATGGCCTATGCGCTCATCGCCGGCGTCGATCCGCGCTTCGGTCTTTATACGGCTATCGTCTTCACTGCCATCGCCGGCGTGCTGGGATCGTCGAATCATCTCGTCAATGGTCCGACGGGAGCCGTCTCGCTCGTCGTCTTCGGCGCTCTCGCCTTCATCGATCCAGACGCCAAGCTCGATGCTTATGAGGCGATGTTCCTGCTCGCCGTGATGATGGGCGTCGTTCAGATCGCCATAGCCGTCACGCGGCTCGGCGATGTGACGCGCTATATTTCGGAGTCCGTGGTCACCGGATTTATCGCCGGAGCGGCCTTTCTCACCATCATCGGCCAAGTGGCCAATGCGCTCGGCGTTCGGGCGCAGGGCACGGGCCATCAGCATGTGCTCTATCGCCTCTATTTGACGTTGACCCAGCCTGCGCCTTTCAACGTAAAGGCGATCGCTATCAGCGGCGGCGCCATCGCCATCGCCATTGCCGCGCGATACGCCGTGAAGCGATTCCGGCTGCCGCAAATCGACATGCTGTTTTCTCTGATCGCGCTGTCGTTCGTCGCCTGGCTCGCAGGCTGGTCGCAAGGGGCTCCAGGCGTAAAGCCGGCGATTCCGCTCATCGAGGCGGTGCCCGCGGCTCTGCCGACGCCCCATATTCCCGAGATCGAGTTCGGTTGGTTCCTCGATCTCGCATCGTCGGCCGTGGCCATCGGCATACTCGGCCTGCTCGAGGCGCTCGCCATCGCCAAGGCCATCGCCCACAAGACGCGTCAGCCGCTCGACTACAATCGGCAATGCCTCGCCGAAGGAGTCGGCAATCTCATCGGCGGCTTCTTCCGTTGCATGCCCGGCGCCGGGTCGCTTTCGCGCACGGCGATCAATTATCAGGCGGGAGCGGTCACACGATTTTCGGGCGTGTTCACGGCTGCCTTCGTAGCGGTCGCGGTGCTGCTGCTCGCGCCTCTGACCGCCTATATTCCCAAGGCTGCTCTCGCTGGGCTCCTCATCGTGGCGGCCGCGCGGCTCATCGATCTCGAGCGGCTGCGCTACACGCTCACTGCCTCGCGTTATGATGCGATCCTCCTTCTCGTCACCACGGCGTCGGCGCTGGCGATCGGAGTCGAGTTCGCGATTCTCATCGGCGCGACTCTGTCGATCGTCTGGTATGTGCTGCGCGCCGCCAGGCTGAAGGCGCAAGAGCTGGTCGTCGCCGACGACGGCGTCGTGCGGGCGCGCATCGCCTCCGATCCGCCGAGCCGAGACGTGCTGATCTATGATTTCGAGGGCGACCTCTTCTTCGGCGCCGCGCCGGATTTCGAGCGTTATCTTCAGTCCGCCGCCGACGAGGCGCAGGCGCGAGGCGTCACATGCATCGTGCTGCGCTTGAAGCGGGTGCGCAATCCAGACGCCGTGGCGCTCGAGGCGCTCGACCATTTCCTCGCCGAAGCGCGCGCCCAGGGGCTCGAGGTTCTGCTCGCCGGCGTCAGGCCTGATCTTCAGGCCGCGCTCGGACGCATGCACATCCTCGATCGCCATCCGGGAGAGCGGATCTTCCCCGAAGAGGAGACGGATTATTCGGCGACCCTCAATGCGGTGCGCGCCGCGCGCGCTCTGGCGTCCGCGCCCCATGCGCGCGAGGCTCAGGCCGTCTATTATCTCGTATGA
- a CDS encoding sulfate ABC transporter substrate-binding protein, whose translation MRIPWLNIAAVAAAALAVAVIVGKNVEGRAAHHLLNVSYDPTRELYQDINPLFAAAYEKETGSSIAIKQSHGGSSYQARRVAQGEEPADVVTLGLPSDVEALHKRGLIPDGWSERLPNHSQPYHSTIVFVVRKGNPHGVRDWADLLKPGVEVILPDPKTSGNGKLAALAAWGAVVTRGGSEAEAREFLRALYDHAPFLVAAARAAGVAFSVERKGDVHVAWENEALRETETSKGELEIVYPTVSILAEPTVAVVDANAAKHSSAKQAQAYLQFLFTPEAQEIIAKDGYRPVDAQTLVRHARRLPAIDLFPIAAIARDWQDAQQKFFSENGIIDTVYTPKPRTE comes from the coding sequence ATGCGCATTCCTTGGTTGAACATCGCCGCCGTTGCGGCCGCCGCGCTGGCGGTCGCCGTGATTGTCGGGAAGAATGTCGAAGGCCGCGCGGCGCATCACCTTCTCAATGTGTCCTATGATCCAACGCGCGAGCTCTATCAGGACATAAATCCGCTTTTCGCCGCCGCCTATGAGAAAGAGACGGGATCGAGCATCGCCATCAAGCAGTCGCATGGCGGATCGTCCTACCAGGCGAGGCGCGTCGCTCAAGGCGAAGAGCCGGCCGATGTCGTCACGCTCGGCCTTCCGTCGGACGTCGAGGCTTTGCACAAGCGTGGGCTCATTCCCGACGGCTGGAGCGAACGCCTCCCCAATCATTCCCAGCCCTATCATTCGACGATCGTCTTCGTCGTTCGCAAAGGCAATCCGCATGGCGTTCGCGATTGGGCGGATCTGCTGAAGCCGGGCGTCGAGGTGATCCTCCCCGACCCGAAGACCTCCGGCAATGGAAAGCTCGCCGCGCTCGCCGCCTGGGGCGCAGTCGTCACGCGCGGCGGAAGCGAAGCGGAAGCGCGCGAGTTCTTACGCGCGCTCTATGACCACGCGCCCTTTCTCGTCGCGGCGGCGCGCGCGGCCGGCGTCGCGTTTTCGGTGGAGAGGAAAGGCGATGTCCATGTCGCCTGGGAAAACGAGGCGCTGCGCGAGACGGAGACCTCGAAAGGCGAGCTCGAGATCGTCTATCCGACGGTCAGTATCCTCGCCGAGCCGACCGTCGCCGTCGTCGACGCAAATGCGGCCAAGCATTCGAGCGCCAAGCAGGCGCAGGCCTATCTACAATTTCTCTTCACCCCGGAGGCGCAGGAGATCATCGCGAAAGACGGCTACCGGCCCGTCGATGCGCAGACTCTCGTGCGCCATGCGCGTCGTCTGCCGGCGATCGACCTCTTTCCGATCGCCGCCATCGCGCGCGACTGGCAGGATGCGCAGCAGAAATTCTTTTCCGAGAATGGAATCATCGACACTGTCTACACGCCCAAGCCCCGCACCGAATGA